The DNA segment AGGGATAGCGGCGAATTTACGCCAACCTCAATCTTATCTTCGTTTCATTGCCAATTTAACAAGGCGGTTCGATTGCGCCTATGAAATGGTTTCCAGAAGCATATATCACTTTAAAAATCCTTAATCTGGATTAAGGAATATACATCCTCCGAGGGATGACAATACGCATTCAATTCCTCGGAGGGACAGGTCATGCAAACCATTTGCGAGTATCTGGCATACGATCACCAGCGCTGCGACGATCTCTTTCTGAAAGTCGAGGCCAGCATTGCGCAACAAGACTGGCACCAGGCCGAAAGTGACTTCCAGGCGTTTTGCCAAGCCTGGCTGGGCCATATCGATAGCGAGGAAAGGATCGTGTTTCCAGCCATGGAAAAGGTCACGTTCAATGCCGGCGCCCCGCTTGCCATGCTGCGCCTGGAGCACCAGCGCATGAGGGGGCTTGTCGCCCGACTGGACGATGCCGTGCGGCGGCATGATCCTGCCGACTTTCTCCTGCATGCGGAGACCCTGACCATCCTGGCGCAGCAGCATGGCTTGAAGGAA comes from the Janthinobacterium sp. 17J80-10 genome and includes:
- a CDS encoding hemerythrin domain-containing protein, which gives rise to MQTICEYLAYDHQRCDDLFLKVEASIAQQDWHQAESDFQAFCQAWLGHIDSEERIVFPAMEKVTFNAGAPLAMLRLEHQRMRGLVARLDDAVRRHDPADFLLHAETLTILAQQHGLKEEEMLYPLLDRILSGKNVQHIVDALREAIDARGVAGGNLAPHSPAGSPHIPVAAQT